The following is a genomic window from Halorhodospira halophila.
GCCAGCGGCCTGAGCTACGTCTTCGAGGCCGTCCCCGATACCCTGGCCACCCAGGTCGCCATCATCATCGGCGTTACGGTGGCGGCGCTGATCTCGGTGCTGCGCGGCATCGACGGCGGCATCAAGCTGCTCAGCAACCTGAACATCAGCCTGGCCGGGCTGCTGATGCTCTTCGTGATCATCGCCGGTGGCGCCATCGCCTTCGTCACCCAGCTCTGGCACACCACCGCCGCCTACGCCGGCGACTTCTTCGCCCTCTCCAACCCGGTCGGCCGCGAGGACGAGACCTTCCTCCACGGCTGGACGGCGTTCTACTGGGCGTGGTGGATCAGCTGGTCGCCGTTCGTCGGCATGTTTATCGCCCGGGTCTCCCGCGGGCGCACCGTGCGCGAGTTCATGACCGCGGTGCTGATCGTGCCCACGGTGGTGACCGTCTTCTGGATGAGTGCCTTCGGCGGTGTGGGCCTGCAGCAGGCCATCGAGGGCATCGGCGCGCTGGCCGACGGCATCGGCGCCGACGAGTCCATGGCCCTGTTCCACATGCTCGAGCAGCTGCCCTGGACCCTGCTCACCGCCTCGGTGGCGGTCTTCCTGGTGCTGGTCTTCTTCGTGACCTCGTCGGACTCCGGTTCGCTGGTCATCGACAGCATCACCGCCGGCGGCAAGACCGACGCCCCGGACGCCCAGCGCGTCTACTGGGTGGTGCTCGAGGGCCTGATCGCCGGTGTGCTGCTGTTCGTCGGCGGTGACGCCGCGCTCAGCGCCCTGCAGGCAGGGGCCGTTTCGGCCGGACTGCCGTTCACCGTGATCCTGCTGCTCATCTGCCTGAGCCTGCTCATCGGGCTGCGCCACGAGCGCCGCCTGATCAAGCTCAGCCAGCAGGTCTAGAACCGGCGCCCCTGGGCGCCCGCAACCGCCCCCGGTACCCGGTCGGGTATCGGGGGTTTTTCGTCGCTCCGACCGCACCCGCCCCGGGTGCTAGAATCAGAGTCTCACCCACGCCCCGGCAACCGCTTCATGGCCCACTGGCGAACGCTCTCCGGACTCTTCGGCCCGCGCTGGCGTCACCCGGACCCGGCCACCCGTCGTCGCGCCGCTATGGACCTCGATCCCAACCAGCCGGAGACCGCCGAGGCCCTGGCCGCCCTGATCGACGACCCGGCCCCGCCGGTGCGCGAGGCCGCCGCCAAGCGCTGCAGCGACCTGGCCACCCTGCGCCGGCTGCGCCGCGACGACCCCGACGCCAGCGTGCGCACGGCCGCCACGGTCCGCTACCGCCAGCGGCTGGTAGGCGACGCCGCCCCGGAAGCGGTAACCGCCGAGCTGCGCCACTGCGACGACCCCACGGTGGCCGCACACATCGCCCAGCAGGGCCGCACCCCGGCGGTGCGCCGCGCCGCCCTCGCCCAGCTGGAGCAGGCGCAGGTGATCGCCGAGGTGGCCCTCCACGACGACGACCCCGACACCCGGCTGCACGCTGTCGAGCAGCTGGACGACCCGAAGAGCCTACGCGCGCTGGCCGAGCGGGCCCGCAGCCTGGCGCCGGAGGTGGCCGAGGCCGCGGAGCGGCGCCTGAACCCGCCGGCACCGCCCACCACCGAGGGGCACACCGCCACCACAGAGACCGACGCGGCCCCCGCCGCCGACCACGACGATCCGGCACCGGCCACGGGCGCCGCCGCCTCGCTGGCCAACGCCATGACCGGCCTCGCCGAGGGCGGCTGGTGGCCCGGCTACCACACCCGCCGCCGGGCGCTGATGGCCCGCTGGCGGGAACTGGACGAGCCACGGCCGCCGGCACTCAGCGAACGCTTCCGCCAGGCCACCCAGGCCGCCCTGATGCAGCAGCCGCGCAACCACGGCGGCGACGCCACCCGCACCCGCCTGCAGCTGGAGCAGCTGCTCACCGAAATCGAGGGTCAGGAGGATCCGGCCCGCGCCGCCGGGCAGCGCTTGGAGGCGCTCAGCCGCAGTGTCGCCGAGCTCGCCGGCGACCACCCCGACGAGGCCCGCGCCCGCATCCTCCTGCAGCGCCTGGGCCGGCGGATCCCCCAGCTCCGCCCACGCCGCCCGGCGGGCGGCGCGGTGCGCCCGCCCCGTCGGGCCGGCGACCAGTGCGACCTGGCCGCCGTGGCCCGCAGCCTGGCCGAGGCCGAGGAGGCCATCGCCGGCGGGGACCTGCGGCGGGTCCGCCAGGCCCTGGCCGAGGCGCAGCGGCTGGTGGGGCCACCGCCCGGCGGCGAGCCGCCGCCGGCCTGAGCCGGCGGCGGCCCGGCCGGCTCAGCGGATCAGGCGGCGGCGGAAGAGGTACGAGGCCACCGTGAAGGCGGCCGCGATGTAGCCCAGCGGCACCACCAGGTGGAGCAGCGCCCCCGGGGCCAGGCCCTCGCCCACCGCCAGCGGCCGGACTAATTCGACCATGTGCGCCAGCGGCAGCAGGTAGGCCAGCCCGGCGATCAGCGCCGGCAGCTGCTCGATGGGGAAAAAGACCCCGGAGAGGAGCAGCATCGGCGTCAGGACCAGCGTGAAGTAGTAGAGGAAGAAGTCGTAGCTCGGCGACAGCGCGGTGATGATCAGCGCCATGCTGGCGAAGGCCAGGGCGGCGAGGAAAACCACCGGCAGCGCCAACAGCATGCCGGGCAGACTGAGGATGCCCAGGGCCACGGCGACGATGCCGATGGCCCCGGCGCTGAGCAGCGACTTGCTCGCCGCCCACACCGCCTCGCCGAGGACGATGTCGTCCACCGACAGCGGCGCACCGAGCATCGCCGCCCAGGTCTGCTGGGTCTCCATGCGCGTGTAGGCGGAGTACAGCGCCTCGAAGCTGGAGGTGAACATGGCGCTGGAGCAGACGATGCCCGAGGCGATGAAGACGATGTACGGCATCCCGGAGTCGAGATCGCCGATCAGCGCCCCGAGCCCGTAGCCGAAGGCCAGCAGGTAGAGCACCGGCTCGCCGAAGTGGCCCAGCAGCGACGGCCAGATCAGCCGGCGCCAGACGCGGAAATTGCGGCGCCAGACCGGGATGAAGCGCAGGCTCGGGCGCGGCAGCCAGCGGTCGCGCTCGGAGGGCGGATCCGCCTCCGCCGAGGCGATCTCCACGCGTTCGCTCATGGTCACTCCCTCAGCTCGTGGCCGGTCAGATGCAGGAAGACGTCCTCGAGGTTGGTCGGGCGCTGCAGGTAGGTCAGCCCCTGCTCGTGCAGGGCGCCGGCCACCGGTGCCGGGTCGTCGGCGTAGAGCAGCACCGTCTCGCCCACCTCACGCACCCGCGCCGCACCGGAAAGCCCCGCCCGACCGAGCCAGGCCCGCGCCTCGTCGCCGCGCAGCTCCACCACGTAGCGCTCCAGGTGGCTGCGCGCCAGCGCCGCCGGGCTGTCGCAGTCGATGATCCGGCCGTGGTCCATGATCGCCAGCCGGTCACAGAGGCGCTCGGCCTCCTCCATGTAGTGGGTGGTGATCACCAGGGTCCGTCCCTGCTTCTGCAGCGCCCGCAGCTTCTGCCAGATGTTCTGCCGCGCCTGGGGGTCGAGTCCGGTGGAGGGCTCATCGAGGACCACCAGATCCGGGTCGTTGACCAGCGCCCGGGCCAGGGTCAGGCGGCGCTTCATGCCGCCGCTGAGTGAGGCGATGGGCGAATCGGCCTTGCCCTCCAGGGCGGCGAAGGCGAGCAGCTCGTCCACCCGGGGCCGCGCGGCCTCGCGGCCGAGGCCGTGGTAGCTGGCGTAGGTGAAGAGGTTCTCGCGGACGGTGAAGTCCGGATCGAGGTTGTCGATCTGCGGCACCACCCCCATGCGCGCGCGCATCGCCCGGGCCCGAGCCGGCACCGGCTCGCCGAGGACCTCCAGCGTGCCGCCATCCGGCGGCGTGACGCCGAGGATCATGCGCAGCGTGGTGGTCTTGCCGGCGCCGTTAGGTCCGAGCAGCCCGAAGCACTCGCCGCGGGGGACATGCAGATCGATGCCATCGACCACCGTCGTCCCGCCGTAGCGCTTGAGCAGCCCCTCGGCCCGGAGCGCCGGCCCGGAGGCGTCGGATTCGTTCACCATAGAGCCATCCCGCATCGCTGGAAGCCGACGATGGTACACGCTGCGGCGCCGCGCCGCAGCCCGCCGGCCCGGTCACTCCGCCGCCGCGTCCAGGCGCCGCGCCACCCGCGCCAGCGCCTCCGGGGTGTTGATGTTGACCAGTGCCGCCGCCTGATCGTCGAAGTCCGCCGCGGCCACCCGGTGGCGCGCCAGCCAGCCGTGGACGCGGCGCTCGCCGGCGGCCAGGGCGGCGTCGAGATCGGCGCACAGGCGGCGCTTGAGCAGCGCGAAGACTGGCTGCAACCGACCCTCCAGCCGGGCCACCGCCAGCTCGGCGTCGGCGGCCTCCAGGGCATCGGTGAGCCGCGCCGCCAGATCATGGGGCAACAACGGTGCATCGCAGGGGACCACCAGCACGCGCTCCGTCCGCGCGCAGGCCAGGGCGCTGGCCATACCCGCCAGCGGCCCCAGCCCGCCCGGGGGGCGGTCGCCGTCCACCGGTACCCCCAGGGCCCGGTAGCGCGCCGCGTGGCGGTTGGCGTTGATGCGCATGGCCGCCACCTGCGGGGCCAGTCGGGTCAGCACATGAGCGGCCAGCGGCCGGCCGGCCAGCCGCACCAGCCCCTTGTCGCGGCCGCCCATGCGCCGGCCGCTGCCCCCGGCCAGGACGACGCCGGTGATCCGGGCATCGGCAGCGGGCGGCGCCATCGCCAACAAGGCCGGCTAGCGCTGCAGCCCCTCAAGGGGCTGTACCTGCACGGTCTCCCCCGCCGCCACGTCGCCCCGCTCCGCCTCGAGGACGATCAGGCAATCGGCGTGGACCAGCGAGGTCAGCATCCCCGAACCCTGGGCCCCGGTGGAGCGCACCTGCACGGCACCGTCGGCGCCGGGCTCGAGGATGCCGCGCTGGAAT
Proteins encoded in this region:
- a CDS encoding BCCT family transporter; the encoded protein is MTDPENTNPKEVKKEIEELEQAYDTEHEIGEQNITPEIKPIGLALDLHNPVFIVSSALIFVFLIGTLIFTAPAQEALEGVRGWATSNFDWFFLTAGNIFVLFCLLLIILPLGSIRIGGQDAKPDFSRLSWFAMLFAAGMGIGLMFWAVAEPVGYYTEWFGSPFNIEGGTDEAAKAAMGATMYHWGLHPWAIYGVMALALAFFTYNKGLPLTVRSVFYPLLGERVWGPLGHIIDTVAVLATIFGLATSLGFGAQQAASGLSYVFEAVPDTLATQVAIIIGVTVAALISVLRGIDGGIKLLSNLNISLAGLLMLFVIIAGGAIAFVTQLWHTTAAYAGDFFALSNPVGREDETFLHGWTAFYWAWWISWSPFVGMFIARVSRGRTVREFMTAVLIVPTVVTVFWMSAFGGVGLQQAIEGIGALADGIGADESMALFHMLEQLPWTLLTASVAVFLVLVFFVTSSDSGSLVIDSITAGGKTDAPDAQRVYWVVLEGLIAGVLLFVGGDAALSALQAGAVSAGLPFTVILLLICLSLLIGLRHERRLIKLSQQV
- a CDS encoding ABC transporter permease, whose product is MSERVEIASAEADPPSERDRWLPRPSLRFIPVWRRNFRVWRRLIWPSLLGHFGEPVLYLLAFGYGLGALIGDLDSGMPYIVFIASGIVCSSAMFTSSFEALYSAYTRMETQQTWAAMLGAPLSVDDIVLGEAVWAASKSLLSAGAIGIVAVALGILSLPGMLLALPVVFLAALAFASMALIITALSPSYDFFLYYFTLVLTPMLLLSGVFFPIEQLPALIAGLAYLLPLAHMVELVRPLAVGEGLAPGALLHLVVPLGYIAAAFTVASYLFRRRLIR
- a CDS encoding ATP-binding cassette domain-containing protein: MVNESDASGPALRAEGLLKRYGGTTVVDGIDLHVPRGECFGLLGPNGAGKTTTLRMILGVTPPDGGTLEVLGEPVPARARAMRARMGVVPQIDNLDPDFTVRENLFTYASYHGLGREAARPRVDELLAFAALEGKADSPIASLSGGMKRRLTLARALVNDPDLVVLDEPSTGLDPQARQNIWQKLRALQKQGRTLVITTHYMEEAERLCDRLAIMDHGRIIDCDSPAALARSHLERYVVELRGDEARAWLGRAGLSGAARVREVGETVLLYADDPAPVAGALHEQGLTYLQRPTNLEDVFLHLTGHELRE
- the mobA gene encoding molybdenum cofactor guanylyltransferase MobA; the encoded protein is MAPPAADARITGVVLAGGSGRRMGGRDKGLVRLAGRPLAAHVLTRLAPQVAAMRINANRHAARYRALGVPVDGDRPPGGLGPLAGMASALACARTERVLVVPCDAPLLPHDLAARLTDALEAADAELAVARLEGRLQPVFALLKRRLCADLDAALAAGERRVHGWLARHRVAAADFDDQAAALVNINTPEALARVARRLDAAAE